The nucleotide sequence ACTGCATAGAGCCGGAATGCCTGCTGGTGTGTCCGGTAAACGCCATAAGCCGGGATGAAGAGACGGGGATAGTCAGCCATGATACTGAGACCTGAATCAAGGGCTGCAAACTCTGCCTGGAGGTATGCCCTTACGGGGCGCTGTCAGCAGACCCGGTCACCGGCAAGGTATTCGAGTGCAACCAGTGTTTAGGGGAGCCGGTCTGCGCGCAGGTCTGTCCCATCGGGATAATACACTATGTGGAGGCGGAGTCTGAGGCGTTAAGTGAGAAGGACAACTGGAAGCGCCGCTTACTGAAGCAGGGGATGGGGAAGGTAGCCTCAGAGAAGAGGCTTGCCGCAATCCGGGGTAGCAAAGGAGAGAGAAATGACTGACTGGTATGGATGGGCAGGGACTATTCTTAACGTAGACCTGACCAATATGAAGGTCTCAAATGAAGAACTATCTCCGGAGTTCGCCGCCAGGTACATCGGCGCTAGCGGTTTTGGCGCCAGGATCCTCTATGACGAGGTTGGCCCTGAGGTTGACCCCCTCTCACCGGAGAACATCATTATTATTGGCAGCGGTCCTTTGGGGGGCACCATTGCGCCATCGGGTAGCAGATACGAATTGATCAGTAAATCTCCCCTTACTGGGATCCTGGGTCGCTCCAACGGCGGCGGTTTCTTCGGTTCAGAGATGAAGTTTGCCGGCTATGATCTGATTGTCATCAGGGGTAAAGCGGAGAAGCCGGTGTATCTGTGGCTTAACGACGGACGCGCCGAAATAAGGGATGCCGCTCACCTCTGGGGCACAGATGCCTGGAGTGCTCAGCATCTCATCCAGCAGGAGCTTAATAGCCCTGATATTCAGACGCTGAAGATAGGTCCGGCCGGGGAGAATATGTGCTTTTCCTCCTGTGTTACCAATAGCCTGGGGCGGGCGGCGGGTATGACCAGTATCGGCGCCGTCTGGGGTTCCAAGAATCTCAAGGCAGTGGCTGCCCTGGGTAACAAGGAAGTAAAGGTAGCCAGACCGAAGGAGTTCGGGGAGCTATGCCAGGCTTTGATTGAGCGAGCGAAGACTGATCCGATGTACTCCATTCATACCAAATACGGCACTTCTGCGTGGGTTTCCCAGGCCCTTTACAAGCAGCGCAAAGCCGATCTTGATGCTCTTTATGATAAGAATCTATCTTGCTTTGGTTGCGCTTATCACTGTTCCCATTTTTACTCGGTGAAATCAGGCAAATATAAAGGTACAGCCGGGGAAGGTTTTGAGGGATTTCATGGCGGGCTTGCCGCCGGAGTCGGCATAAATGACCCGGCTTTCATGAGCCAGTATAACAATCTCTGTAATCAGCTAGGTGTACATATCTGCACCCCGTATATGGCTATAGCCTGGGCGATGGACCTGTATCAGGACGGCATCATCACCAGGGAAGATACTGATGGACTGGAGATAACCCCGGGAAACGAAGAGATGATACTCTCGCTTGTACGTAAGATAGCCTATAAAGAAGGTTTTGGGGCAATACTGGATGACCCCATCAGAGGCGCCGATATGCTGGGGCGAGGCTCTGACCAATACATAACCCATATTAAAAGGGATAGCAGTCGTGGCGGAGCTGGTCGTGGCAGCCGGCGTGGGGGTGTCGAGGCAGCGCAAGGTACCGGTAATTTGCGCACAAATCTTTATGGAGCGGTTTACACTCGCCGTGGTGCCCATTCCCAAAATAACCCCGGCACTCGCGTGGAGTATTCCGATGAGCACATGAGAAAGCTGGGCAGAGAGCGCTATAATGACTCTGAA is from Dehalococcoidales bacterium and encodes:
- a CDS encoding aldehyde ferredoxin oxidoreductase N-terminal domain-containing protein, with the translated sequence MTDWYGWAGTILNVDLTNMKVSNEELSPEFAARYIGASGFGARILYDEVGPEVDPLSPENIIIIGSGPLGGTIAPSGSRYELISKSPLTGILGRSNGGGFFGSEMKFAGYDLIVIRGKAEKPVYLWLNDGRAEIRDAAHLWGTDAWSAQHLIQQELNSPDIQTLKIGPAGENMCFSSCVTNSLGRAAGMTSIGAVWGSKNLKAVAALGNKEVKVARPKEFGELCQALIERAKTDPMYSIHTKYGTSAWVSQALYKQRKADLDALYDKNLSCFGCAYHCSHFYSVKSGKYKGTAGEGFEGFHGGLAAGVGINDPAFMSQYNNLCNQLGVHICTPYMAIAWAMDLYQDGIITREDTDGLEITPGNEEMILSLVRKIAYKEGFGAILDDPIRGADMLGRGSDQYITHIKRDSSRGGAGRGSRRGGVEAAQGTGNLRTNLYGAVYTRRGAHSQNNPGTRVEYSDEHMRKLGRERYNDSEAFFKPNSPDPVNARWVYDVENIFALCDMTGACRFASEQTFNTEGVHLGDFARLMSAATGIDFNPADLIEATERELLLERAFNAREGIRRVDDYPYPFHYLLKYGKQHPHYDYTSFNFSLADYDMVLDEYYKLRGCDRETGIPSREKMEPLGLKDVADDLDRRGLFAP